The sequence TGAAGCAATCTGTATTTGATACTTATTttaaagaaataagaagtatcTGTAGAGAActgatttcaaattaaacaaattaaattcATTTCGCAAATTTCCATGTACCGACTGTAATAGTCGATAATCACTAACaaatagggtaaaagacccaatagtggaggaactaagcacgttccaacactaATTTCTCGATTACTTCTAATCTATATTTCATTTCCCTTACCTTGAGAGTGCATCCGAAAGCtcgatatttcaattttatcctTAGTATGCCATAATTGTATCAAAATCCTTTTTTGTTACCTGAAAGCAATCCttcaattattggtgcagtgttccaatagttgcggtattttgttattcttgttcctatagttgcgaatcccataggttttatatgggattcgcaactatttgaacactaccgcaactattggcgtaagggagagaaaaaataaagtattttaaaGATACTTTACCAGTTGAAATGGAATTCCAATGTTGTTTTTGTCTCTATCGTGTTATGGCAGGTCAACTTATTGATTGGTAATGTGGGTTACTGCGTTTAATTTGTTGATTCCCTGCAAAccgtactaccgcaactataggaacacctaCGACTATCGTAACTTTTACCCTACTGCCCTTCTGGTTGACCCATGGTTGATCTGGAAGTACGCGTCGTGTTATCGGTTCAGGGGGTGTCCACTCCGGAACCTACCTCCGATACTGGCTAGGAATATCCTCCTTCTAGCCTAGGCTCCGGTAGCGCACAGTTATAATTAGCCTCCCAAACGACACCAAATCAATCCCACCACTGGGTCAAACAGCCATTAAAAGCTCGAACAATATTTCCACCCGGGCAATATCAGCGAGAAACACTCCCCTTTGCAATCGCTCACTCCTTAAAACCACCCGCAGTCAAGGATTGTCCCAGGGCACAATTCTTCCGTTAGTGAAATTATTTCGAACACCGACCGTTCTTCATTAAAACACTATATTAATCTAAACTTAACTGTTACAGAAAACTTCAATAAAATACGGTATCCAAAATAACCGACCGAACCGATTTTGTTTGTAGTGTGGACTGGTCACTGGTATCTTCATCAGAGCAATCCAACCTTCCTCCGTTCTCTGATGAAGATATCAGTGACGTCATCGTTCTGATCATAGTCCGACAGTGAGAGCTTATCTCCGTCGGTTGCTCTGTTGTGGTCTACGGCATCTCTACCCGTCGGCTGGTCAGCTGCTATCGGCATAGGAAGAATGGCACAGCAGCAACGATCGTCCCAACAGCGTACAGCATTGTTCTCCCTTCGCTCCATTCGCTGGTAGAGCACTAGCCGAGCAACAACATCCATTGCTCGTCGGGCGATAGATCCACTGCAGATTATAATGCCTTACGTAATCTAGCTGCTGCTAGAGATAGCAGCAAACCACTGGTGTACACAGGGGGCGAGCCCAAACAGGGGATTTGGAGCTGCTACTAATGTACATCCTTTACACAAATTTACAAACTTCTCGACGTCTTGATCCATTTTTGGCCACCATTGGTTCTTAAATGGCTTTTCATCATATTGATGCCTGGGTGTCCTTCGTGTGCAATTTGTAATACTTTCTCTCGAAGGGTGTTAGGAATAACAATCCGATCAACCCTTAGTAATACGGTATCTACAAAACATAATTCATTCACTATCACGCGATGGCAAATCTTGATGATTCTCTCTTTCCAGATGCAGTAGGGCTTGAGATATCTCCGAATCCTTTTGACTTTCTTCTTTTATTTGACTCCAATTAAGGGCGTATGTTGAGCTGGCCGGTGTAGCTATTTCGTGGATAACAAGCTCTTATTCAGGGTCGAACGCAATCGGCGTTGAAGTTGCCAATCGGGAGAGGCAATCCGCAATATGTATATGTCCAAGAATATGGACGACGATACCAAactaaccattagcactatattacgccaaaccgCCATATAGGGCCAATTACGGctatttaaaaacttataagCATTAAAGCAGCACTATTGCTCGATTTGACGGAATTAACGGCTTATTGGGTATAGTCGAATGCCTGCAGCCTTAGTTATCACCGTTCAATCCTTGCACATGGTTTCGAACCAGGGGTAAACAAGTACTCCAACGCCTTGCAATCGGTCATCAGACTAAAAGGCTTTCCGTACAAATACATTTTGAACCTTTCGACACTCCACACCAACGCCAATGCTTCCTTTTCGGTTTGACAATACCGACGCTCTGTGTCAGTAAGCGATTTGGATGCAAAAGAAATAACCCTGCGATCACCTTCtgaattttcttgcaacaaaacTGCTCCCAACCCTGACGGACTTGCATCAGCTATTACTATCGTGTTATCTCCTGGATGAAAGAATCCTAATGTTTTCGCAGATGCTAGCTTCGCCTTTATGGCTTGAAATGCATGATCATGTACAGATGTCCACTCGAACCTTCTTTCCTTTTTTGTAAGATCCCGAAGAGGTTCGGCAATCGTTGCAAGATccggaataatttttttttttcaaataattggcCAGGCCTTCCTAATTCCAATTCGCTTGTTGGTAAACGGAAAGAAGAAACAGCGTTTAATTTCGCATGAGACTGATTTATACCGGATTTAGAGATACAGTGTCCCGAAAAATCTGGTTTTGAAACCCCAAAAGCACATTTTTCCCATTTTAATTCAACACCTCTTCCTTCAAGCCCAACaagaactttaaaaaaatcatttcaatcTTTTATTTCtgacagggtttgaatccaaaggagaaagagaaaatctctcacttatcatgtctgtatacactctagataggtagcataccgtgagagacgtttttcggtagctgttacgataataaactgattcggggggctacaaccagagcgttaatgaataaagcttccaatgaatgattgaatttgttatgattaaatcattcagctctatgattaaagattatgattaatgatttattcatttttgacagtgattaatgattatgattaacgaataaattaatttttggcaatgattaacgattatgattaatgaataaaacgtttgaagtatgattaacgattatcgATCGTGATTGAAttttgacacaatatgtgtatgattaatgattaacgatcgatatgattaatgattaatgattatgaataatcaaattatatGATTTGCATATTGATCAACAATAAACAACAATTTCTATCAAATTGTGTTATTAAAAGGTATAAacattgtatgattatgattaaagattaatgaataaaagcgatgtatgcaatgattaaaatagatgattaatgaataaaccaGAAAGAgtcatgaatatgattagtgataaatgattaaatgtaaaaatctatgattaacgattagtgattaatgattgaatagtattttttgtatgattatgattaatgaataatgattaaattacccattattcattaatcatgattaaatctatgattaatcactaatgctctggctacaacccatgataaatttcttttaataaggtTCTgacgatgcatttcaacttgttttacacagctgggcgaaaaaaatatggtcccaatataaaatgagcgagaaaaaCGCGTTTTATCAAACTCCATCGGCGGGGGCCGCCTATCTGAATCagtttttccaacttgtatacaagtgcgatagttttgttttcatggcttgttatgactcgaagaggtttttgcctctcttttatcttGGTTCGTTAtttattgagagcgatttctgcaatccctgATTTTTAAACGgttcaaaaaaaattacagaACACTACCTTCTTCAGATTTATGTCATGGACTTCCTTGTCTCTCCTTCAACGATGATATCATCAAGATACCTGTGACCGTTATTAACGAAAAatatgtccatccattctgaactcgcctttcgaaagatataatatccaggcgtctgctatgaaaatttcaaaatatttcatctagggaatcgaaagttatagcagttacaaatttaattatttttgcgttcgatatttcactaatatgcaaccatatataccgtgaatttcctcctgattacatccaaataaattatcatcaaatatgcaatttgcaatcTCAATCAACTAGgtataacctaaaacctattatttgaataatagaaacaaaaataacagaggatgttagagataatattgttctaatgtcaatgacaaaatagacaatacaaccacaatacagtattcaaattacagaattattgcactactCTCTGTATGATGAATCTggttttattaaatatgataatagttggtaacatagaataccgcgctgaaaAAATATACGTAAtacgatttggtggaattaaatcgaATTGTAGTAAATTCGTCTcatgacagtgaaatatttttaaatagtttcagtcttCTAAAATCTCTCATTTTCTTACCTGGCTTTATGGAAACGCGATGGTTTTTCTCTTCTAGTTCTGAGTCGGATACTAATATTCCCTGTGTCagttaatttatgtagtaaatgcattaatttatgtagtaaatgcatcTTAGTTCAAcaagtcagttaaattgttgagacgttccgaagtggggcatatatgctctttccgtctaccgttctcggaaaaggcggttttcctcgtgtgatctagcctttccctttttttcaaatggaactcgtttttgtaccactgcttgaatcgaactggatgatggttgtataactgacaacaaatcatgcacattgttgtttaaatgttggttactaatcttactaactacccagtacccatgaaagacaaaattgtttcagcgcggtattctatgttaccaactattatcatatttaataaaagcagaatcatccTCTGTATGTGTTActagttacttgtctgtcatagacaatattcacactttggtatgattaggagattgaagtgcaataattctgtaatttgaatactgtattgtggttgtattgtctattttgtcattgacattagaacaatattatctctaacatcctctgttatttttgtttctattattcaaagaataggttttaggttatagttggttgaggttgcaaattgcatatttgatgataatttatttggatgtaatcaggaggaaattcacggtatatatggttgcataaTAGTGAAATGTCGAAcgcaaaaataattaaatttgtaactgccataactttcgattccctagatgaaatattttgaaattttcatagccgacgcctggatattatatctttcgagaGGCGagagaatggatggacatttttttcgttaataaccgtcacaggcacaccgtgataacactcttgcaatctaaaaagcgcaacaGGTGGAGCCtatggaaacatccttcgattgcagtaaaattgcattaatgttgcaaaatactacagcggagaaaaaaaataaaaatataaaacaggATTCGATTTATGAATCTTGtaattgatagtccttcacactaccacagcaccattcaacacttcgaagggactgcatgttgactcaccataaaaatcatgtgattatgaagttttgtacacaggtttcctgttacttgattgcaccatcacaggaaaaaaatgtgagttgtcaaaacgttgaacgatgctaaattaaacatgaagacacactcaacttatctgcaacttaatttaaacaaacaattacattttgaaagacgcattgaagttacatggtgaaaaatatgcaacttaatgattttgtttcgtgtttgcaacatgaagtgcagtattctttggttgtttgtttccaaatgtcaaacacgtactgcattgcaattttaatggaACATTGAttacaattcgaacgtttttgacattttgatgaaactttttcgtgctttgatgtttttccaatgcctttaatgaaactgaatagaaacaaggtactttttggaagatgttgcgtgtgctacttggggatAAACGTTGTGGCATCTCTTGACCCCATACTCCATTCGACCCGATGAAATGCCTCGCGTATGTCCAATTTACTCCATATTCTTCCTTTCCCTAACCGCGCTAGATATTCATCCAGACTTCGATAATATCACGAATCAATAATTGATCAAGCTTGCGGTTTACTGCTGTTTTTAAACGGTAAGGGTATTCTGCCTAATGGCTGAAACACCGGCTTGATATGCAGATCGAGTTCACTTGTTGCCTTCACTCCTTTTATTTTTGCAAACGGTTCACCTTCCAAGTTGATGTTATTCACCTCTATTCCCACTCGCAGCACACCCAAGTCCTTGGCCGTCGAATCACCGATAATGTTAACGATCCTTTCAGAATACGACACGATCCCTTAGTTGATTTTATAATGTCCACCTTTTTCTTCTTTAACTGTTCCCACGTCTCCAATCGTATCAAATTTGCGTCTGCGCCTGAATCGATAAGTACCTTTACTGCAATCCCTCCGATAGTAGATTCCAATATGTTGCTCTTACTCCCTCCATAAAAAGCGTAGTAAACTTTTTCGTTAGTTGTATTGCTTTCGTCACTCTGATCCTTAGTGCATTTAGGTAGATCATCGATTGTATAGGCTTTCTTCGGCTCTCCTTGCTTCGTTACGTACAGCTTACGCTTTCTGCACGCGATCTCGAAATGACCCAGTTGTTGACAGCGAAGACAGGTGCGACCTCGAGCTGGACACTCCGATGAAGTGGAAATATGTCCTGCCTGTCCACAAGAGAAACATGAAGACTTGCTATTTTTGTCGGAAACTGCTGATTATATCGACGACCAGACGCATTGACCAGTTGGCTCTTTTGATCTCCAAATTTCCTGACGGCTGAAGCTGCTCGTTCTGCTCGCTTTATTCCGATAATTGAAGACTGCTGCACTGCACTATCCTTTCCTTTTAGTTCCTTCATTTGTTGTTCGGTGTCTTCAATGACCGCTGCGATTTTCTCAATTTCCTTGAGCGAAATTACGAGCGTACGATCTCGTTTCAGAATAGCCTTTTGCAACTCATCTGAAGGACAATTTTCAACGATAACGTCTATCAAATAGATTTCTTTGAGTATCTCACACACCTTGACAGGATACTTTTCGAAACCGCATTTCATGCTTTGTTGACGAAGTTGTATGACATAATGCGAGAATTTTTCGTTGGGATCTTGTTGTATCTTACGAAGTTTTCTGCGCTCTATAACGTCTTGCCTCCCTGCTTGGAAGTACGAATCGAGTAACTCAATAGCCAAGTCATAGACTTTCGGATCGGTTGTAACCATAGGCATCTTGTCATGATCCGGTAAGCTACGAAAAATTCGTTGCAGTTCAATTCCACCTagatggagcaactttgcacgCCTCATCTTTTGGTCGGTAATATCGAAAGCTTCGAAATAACATTGAAGAGACCATTTCCAGGTTTCCCATTCTCGCGACACTTTTCCCTTCTCGATGATATCGCATCGAAACGGTGGAATTTGACGATTTTCTTCCATCTGtaacatttatttaaaaaggggatgggtcttttggccgaagcccattcggtcgaaagccatttggccgaattgcaCTAGACCGAAAATTGGTTGGCCGAACAGACAATTAGGCctcaagtcatttggccgaaaggttcatttggccgaaagcgtcattaggccgaaagggtaattaggccgaaagggtcgtttatccgaaagggttatttggctgaaagggtcatttggccgaaagggtcgtttggccgaaagggtaatttggccaaaagggtcattaggccgaaagggtcatttggctgaaagggtcatttggccgaaagggtcgtttggccgaaagggtcattcggctgaaagggtcatttggccgaaagggtcattcggccgaataggacatttggccgaaaaggttagaTGTCTCACTATCCACTTCGAACTTCACACTCTTtacagtgagtagtgagaaatgaggaaagaaagtagacgtctcacttctcactcctcatttatcacttcgcgctgtcaaaagtgagaagcgcaaagtgagtagtgagacgtctcactgtgaaaagagaGTAGTGTGAAggaggtagtgagacgtctgatttcgcgcttctcacttttaacaatgagaagagaaaaatgaagagtgagaagagagacctCGTGGGTGTCTCCGCTGGTAGTTGTGGGTAAATCTTCAGGGGAGCTCAGGATTTGTTTGGACTTACGACGAGTTAACCAAGCAGT comes from Armigeres subalbatus isolate Guangzhou_Male chromosome 2, GZ_Asu_2, whole genome shotgun sequence and encodes:
- the LOC134210167 gene encoding uncharacterized protein LOC134210167 — encoded protein: MPMVTTDPKVYDLAIELLDSYFQAGRQDVIERRKLRKIQQDPNEKFSHYVIQLRQQSMKCGFEKYPVKVCEILKEIYLIDVIVENCPSDELQKAILKRDRTLVISLKEIEKIAAVIEDTEQQMKELKGKDSAVQQSSIIGIKRAERAASAVRKFGDQKSQLAGHISTSSECPARGRTCLRCQQLGHFEIACRKRKLYVTKQGEPKKAYTIDDLPKCTKDQSDESNTTNEKVYYAFYGGSKSNILESTIGGIAVKVLIDSGADANLIRLETWEQLKKKKVDIIKSTKGSCRILKGSLTLSVIRRPRTWVCCEWE